The Bacteroidota bacterium region CTTTTGTTTTCTCCACATATTCCCAATACACAATATACGATTGTGATAAGCGCAGTTCCTGTTTCGACTGGCGGTTTACTTCGCTTTCGATATACGACAAGGTGGAAAAACACCAGCAGGTATTTGTGGTTCCCTGCGAAATGGCAGGTGTTGAATACACGGTTTTAAATTCACTCATCGACTTGGGGACTTCCACACCCGTGTAGTCCATCATAAACCGCTTTTCTTCTTCTTTCGGTTTGTTGTTAAACTCGCCAAGCTGTTTTTTGATTTGGCCGAAGAACGGGTTTGAGTAGGTTTTCAAACCTCCTTTATCCTTTCGTTCAGCTTGTGCAAGCAGCACCGCCGATGCCAGCAGGGCACCGGTAATTAAGTACACTTTTTTCATTTCGATTTTCCCCTTAATCTTTTGTGTTTAGCGAAAATAGGGGTTTCTTTCACTTTTCGCATCGAAAACCTCCCAACCGGATTTTTCGGGCGACGAACGGCGTAAAAAGCAGGTTGTGGCAGCAATTAGTTACTGTAAATCATCAGCACATCATATTCAAAATACTTTACCGCAAATTGCAGTTCGAGTAAATACTGAATTGCATTTTCCGGGGTATCATAAAATTTTGATTCATCCCATACTCCGGTTTGATTCTTAGAGGGAATATCATTAAGCGGTAATGAGTTTTGGGGTGATGATTGATCTGCAGGGTTAAAAACTTTTGCTTGTACTACCATCTTATCGCGGTAATTCTTTAATTCCTTCAGAATGTATTTGGAACGATTATCTGTATTGAAATAGGCCGCAGTAAGTGCCTGATTACCATAATCGCCGGTTCGCATCATAGTATCGTTTAGCCCTCTGCGGAATTTATTGAGCATTTCATAAACCCGCTTAGTTTCATTATTCAATTCATTCACTTTATCCAATGCGTCAGGTTGAGCCGGATTACTGAATTTTTCTCTTAAATTATATTGCTCAAGCTGGTTTATTTCGCACCTGTCGTGAAGTGCTTCTTCGGTATAAACCATTGAATAATCAATTGTTTCTCCATTTTTCACCACTTCATCGGCCTGCTCGCTTTCATCTATACTGTCACTTATTCCAAGTTGTGCATCCAGCATATCTTGTTGCACATCGTTCGCCATACGTTGGGTGGTTGCGGCTATCGAAAGAATAGCGGCCGAGCCGGCAATAAACAAAAGCAGCAGTGCACCCACCACAATGCCGGTGGTAATGAGTCCCTGATATTTTCGTGTGTCGGGTGCAGGCATGATTATTTAACGGGAAAGGGTTTGGCCAGACTATCTGTGCATTGCTGACCAAACATCTGGTCGTTGTACAGATTTTGCTCAGAAAGATAATAAATCCTTGCGCCTTTTTGGCGGGCGCTGTCCAGCACGGCGCAGGTTTCGTAAAACCTGTAGCTCACAAATTTCGATTGCGGCCGGGTGTAGTGTTCCGTTTTCAATTCGTTGTACCACCAGCCGCAAATGAGCAGAGCAGGCGAGCTGAGCGTATCGGTAGCAGCCATTATGCGGTTACAGTAGGCCATTTTATTCAGTCGTTTTGAGCGTTCAGACTGCGCCGGACCACTCAGCGGATCGAGAAAGATTTCCTGACCTGCGGCATGAAAGGTAAAAGCCGCTGCCGATGCTTCGGAACCGCGCATAGGGTCGGTAAGATTTATGCTGAACAGAAAAGGTGCAATCAGAAACAATGCGGCCACTATGCGGCTTTGTTTCAGGGTGAGCAACGTGCCGGCAGCCAGTAATACAAACGGCACCATCGGAAGCATGTATCCGGCTTTTTGCGGCAGCCGCAGGTAAGAGGCTATGTGCAGCAGCACAATTACACCGCACACCGCCAGCAGGCGTTTTTCGGTAAATAATGCATTGCCTTGCAAATTCCGTGAGCGCCAGTTTCTTATACCTGCCACCGCTGCGTAGAGTAAAGCCACAATGCCAATTAAACCAAACACGCCAACGCTGGCTTTATACACAATCTTCGCCAAAGGCGGATACGGAAACTGATCGCTGTAATCGAAAAACGTTTTGCCATACACCACAAACGCGGGCACAAACCACAGTACGCCAATTATGCCCGCAGGTACCGCCATGCGCAACCAGAGTTTCACGCTGCCCCACGGATCCATGCGGTTCCACAGCAGCAAAAACCACGGCAGCACAAATACGGCCGTGGTAAGCCGGCATCCTACCGCCATGCCCAGCAACACGCCGCTCCACAGAAAACGCCTTTCACACAGCAGCCAGAACGAACCGGTTACAAAAGCCAGCGTCCACGCATAATCAATCGTATAGGTACCAGCCAGAAAAAATACCGGCGTAAAAGCCAGCATTACCGTTACCGGCCAGGCGGCGCTTAGTTTCAGTTTGCGCAGGGCAAGATGAAAAAACATCACCGCCGCCACGCTCATTGCCACACTCATCAGATTCCATACCCAGGCAGGCTGGTTATATACAGCGCGGTAGGCATATTCCTGCAGCGGATGCCCCGGAAACCGCGATGCCCGGTACTCGCCGCTTTCCTTCATTTCGTAGGCATTCACAACCAATCCCCACGAGTCTTCCTCTACACCAAAGCCATCAAAAATAAACGGCAGCCGCGTAGCAGTTACCATCAGCAGCACAAGCAGCAAATCGCGCAGTACAGTTTTCATCAGGCTTCTTCGGTTGCTGCGCGCTGTCGCAATACTTCAAACAATACAATACCCGTAGCCACCGATACGT contains the following coding sequences:
- a CDS encoding DUF2029 domain-containing protein; this translates as MKTVLRDLLLVLLMVTATRLPFIFDGFGVEEDSWGLVVNAYEMKESGEYRASRFPGHPLQEYAYRAVYNQPAWVWNLMSVAMSVAAVMFFHLALRKLKLSAAWPVTVMLAFTPVFFLAGTYTIDYAWTLAFVTGSFWLLCERRFLWSGVLLGMAVGCRLTTAVFVLPWFLLLWNRMDPWGSVKLWLRMAVPAGIIGVLWFVPAFVVYGKTFFDYSDQFPYPPLAKIVYKASVGVFGLIGIVALLYAAVAGIRNWRSRNLQGNALFTEKRLLAVCGVIVLLHIASYLRLPQKAGYMLPMVPFVLLAAGTLLTLKQSRIVAALFLIAPFLFSINLTDPMRGSEASAAAFTFHAAGQEIFLDPLSGPAQSERSKRLNKMAYCNRIMAATDTLSSPALLICGWWYNELKTEHYTRPQSKFVSYRFYETCAVLDSARQKGARIYYLSEQNLYNDQMFGQQCTDSLAKPFPVK